CCTGCATCCGcacttgttatttttttcaagaaatgcaaaaattcttgttataataataattgtatttgaaaaagtcAGTTTGTGttgtaatcatatttaatttgtaattgattttgtatttgtaattttcatggaaatgatataaatgtttttagatTAAACTATGATAAAGctgaaatatatttaataaggcataaaaatagaaacatttaagTTTTTTTCTAGATATGATGATcataagcaataaaaatgagGGAAATGATCATTTCTCTTTTAGATAaagctacagtaaggcatagaaatagaaacattttggaaTTCTTTAttgttgaattgtaattaaatccagataattgactttttacttgtaattgtcatgaaaattatataaaaattgtaaattacaattgaattaaactCAAACTGtggaactatgttacagttctatgtctgaCTCATATTTAGTTAATTATTGAatgaattataataaaaatattattagattaaattattaaatatcattattgttataaaaattcaatattaaatcaattattaaaatgtgtttcagatcaacttCTCTTTAGAAtcattataaaatatataacttTATGGGTAAAGTGACAGAACAATAGGCTCAAGCATCCAcatcataaatattaataacaataaaataccaatatattcattgattatgaaaccaaacaaggaaaccaagagatgacAAACTAATTACAtgatatttattagtgtattttattttcataaaataaacatgttagttttctctctttcttttttaatttttccactttttcaaatatttttttcacatttttctttttttttcctttgtttttttttctctttttttccaccTTCTCTGCccaaacaaagacagaaaaagtagatatgttttattgtattattattgtattttacagctgatttgagACAAGGGTCAAACTAACCCGTTAGCTTtccgttagcatctctaatgctaacacaaggCTACGTTTaataaggttatttattaaaggctcaataattgggattcattgtaattgaactttagtaattaagtaattgtatttgaatttGGGAgtaaaaataactgtaatttaatttgtaataatCTTGAGTTATAATTGAAGtatgaagatgtaattgtaaatgaaaaatgtaattgaggccAGTTGACTTGTGTCCagtattttattgtgaaggtTTGTGTTGCTCCCACTGTTGAGGTGTGAGGGTCTTCTGTTCAAAGGCGTGGATGTGCTTCATCTCCTCTGACAGACAGCTGTTCACCATCCTGTCCAAAACACACCATCATGTCCTCTaaggcagtgattctcaactggtgggtcaaaaataaataaatacttgaagtCTCTCAGGTTGggttggacttttattttgacaggcctgttgtgaaatgcttgttgcacaggcaaatatatagatttatatttaaaaaagattctatggattaataagattaaatttggttggttgaatccctctaagggacagcacgtgtgagtgagctctgtagTGTGGCATGTTTAcatgaaggtctgggtttgaCATGAAGTAGacaagtattttgatactaaataagctataaaataaccATAGAGatgatattgtagttttctgtatGACCAACATAGAAAacgtatatacatatatactgtatatatatatggcccAGCCCTAGCTCACATTAGGGCTCTAACCCAATATAGACATTATATGTAAATGCTAAAGGTGTCATACAACCATGGACACCTAATTAACTCAGTGGAATATTTATATTTCCTgtagaaaatgcaagtgaggatgcagatgCTGACCACTGCattaggttagcattagcctaacaatagcattacgttagcattatcctagcaatagAATTGTCCTAACATATAAAGTGTATTTAAATAGTCTTTTATTACTTGTTTATGTTCttaatctgtgtaccctttgttctttggttattgtgttttaataacaaataaaccatgtggttattttgttttacctaaacataaacacaaacatcaaaaaccagacaagcagcgtttttctgttttaaaaataaatctgtttgtgagatatttggatatttacagtaaaCTATGACGAGAACTTCATGTAATAacctcaccacacagagggggcacacaggggggcagacttttaCTACCGTAAGTCACATTACTCATCACATTGAAACgttatcaataaatcaaaacaaagaaaGGATGTTGTGTAAAACATGTACGTGATAcagtatgtgattaaaggaagcAGAGGTagtgaatctactggtgcttctCGTTTCTTATCATTAATGTTCATCGGTATaaaggttttcactactgcgataACTGTCttcatcatttgagtgatatacGTGTCTGTTGACCAATCAGAAATgacttcctgggctgctggccaatcagagatggttacagggACTGAGTACGCTAACATCTACACTAGGGTTCTAtaaaatcaaccaatgaaaacacaatctACCGTAGaacgtggaaatggacagaattgtGTTGAAACTCCGTCACCGTCAGGGACCACTTATTATGATGCCCCGCCCCCTTCCCATCCTGGCCACTTCAAACACgtctaaactggcaaaaaactacactaatcATCAGTGATTCCTGAATCAGAGCCTCCAgtgtctgtttaactttaatgtgtctgtgaagctccgcccatttctcatgtagcgctgcatcactctgtgaaaacatgagtcagcattaattcacctgctcagagcgtttcaacatctcatcagatctacagaacatctggatacagttgttctgttgttgtggacgagatcatcagagtctgaaacatcattgattattgatatagtgtaaatattctgacccctagtggtgaaataactgatataCATCCTTATTTTAGTTTCAgcattatggtctggaatgatgtcatcaggaccatttaaatgaagttgatcaataaacctgatcagatccagtaaatcattgatccctgagaggaaatcaggtgatattaatgctgttctcatacattcttatatgatatataaataattcACAAAGTTAATCAGaattaattgtatcttactcattattttaaattacatttttatttttaacataatgtttttttaattttttatttattagtgtttattttgtttcctcacaggaaaaattaatcttcttaaaaaaaattgatgaatatttaaaaaaaaaaaaaactgaattttaaaaatggaaaacatggaatttggaaaaaaaataaaaataaaacccatatgcatttaaatgtataaacaaattttaaaaatatctaatagtaaataaaatatgaacaataataataaaatgtcagAGGTTTTTAGTGAAAATGGTGCAGCCctagtcaccagattatctggatactatatAGACCGTAACAGTGTtgggtaaagttggcagatattcacaatCAATAACTCTATAACTAAACGtctcacagacagacagacagacagacagacagacagacagacagacagacagacagaccttTTATAGATTTcatttgaaaacagaaaaatgctgctcatctggtttttaatgtttcagttttggttttaaatcagtgaaataatgattttgatttggttttaaacagaataaccaaaaaacacaGATTGATCTTTAATACGTGTGTTcccaccaaaataaaagaaaagtgtgTTGTCCTGATGTAAAGACTATATGTCTATGGTGTAGAGTCAGACCACTATCACATTATTATCATATTAATATTCATATCAATtactttaaattttaaattttaaataacgCCATAAGGGGGCGCTGCCTATGCACGCTGAGGGTAATTATGGAACCATAAAAGCTGCTAGCGTAGCGTAGCATTCAGTGTGTGATGTCATACTACAGTTACCTGTGTCTCTGGAGGAGGGGCTTACCCTCAAACTGTGAGGAGACCACCACAACCTTAAAGCTGGCAGCACACCTGTTAGGAGATGTGTCCTCcacctcctacacacacacacattatacacacacacattatatacacattatatatatatatacacacacattgtatatatacacatatatacacacattatatacacttAAAGCTGGCAGCACACCTGTTAGGAGATGTGTCCTCcacctcctacacacacacacattatacacacacacattatatacacattatatatatatatatatatacacacattatatatatacacatatatacacacattatatacacttAAAGCTGGCAGCACACCTGTTAGGAGATGTGTCCTCcacctcctacacacacacattatacacacacacattatatacacattatatatatatatacacacacattgtatatatacacatatacacacattatatacacttAAAGCTGGCAGCACACCTGTTAGGAGATGTGTCCTCcacctcctacacacacacacattatacacacacacattatatacacattatatatatatatatatacacacattatatatatacacatatatacacacattatatacacttAAAGCTGGCAGCACACCTGTTAGGAGATGTGTCCTCcacctcctacacacacacacattagaaatacacacattatacacacacattatacacacacatacacacattatatatatatatatacacacacatacacacattatatatatatatatatatacatatatacacacattatatacacttAAAGCTGGCAGCACACCTGTTAGGAGATGTGTCCTCcacctcctacacacacacacattatacacacacattatatacacacacacacattatatacacattatatatatatatatacacatatatacacacattatatacacttAAAGCTGGCAGCACACCTGTTAGGAGATGTGTCCTCcacctcctacacacacacacacattatacacacacacacacaataaatgtaaaatacaacataaaaatataaatataaaatgaaatataagataaaatataaatataatgtaaaaacatAAACTATTCCcattaattataaatataaagatataaaccaaaaacattatatgtatatatatataaaaataaaatatgaattataaaatataacaaagtttaaatatgatcaaaatatgaatacagtgtaaaatattcatttgtattattcatataaaaagacataaatacaatgtaaaaatgataaatatgttatttctaaatgttCTGAAACATTATGTAGATGAAACATAATTCATGGTAATGCCCAGATTTCCCAGGGGCCGTGAACACATCTCAGGaacatattaaatataaataacataactccactaatatttgctctacCATACGTTGAAttacaacttatttatttacctgCACTATTGTACAGATTgactgttaccatggtgacagtATAAACAGATCAATTAAGTTTGGTTATAAATAAGGATAAAAGTAAAGGTTTTTTGTACAGCCCTATTTTATTTGTTCAATGCAgatatttagaaaaaacaaaaccttgcttgtcaatttttttaatgagttaaaataatattgaacatttattttctgtgtcgttgtcaatgttgtgtattgtgtttttatcagtgtttgtatattttattaatgtgaGTAAATCCATCTTTTTACGTCTTTATTGACATTAAATACATCGATTTACAATCATATGaatctatatatattttgtgttaGATATGGATTTAAGTGTCTGGTTGATAcatgaaaatataataaaaatggaCTCATCATTccagtttttattaatattatgtgtacatgttattatgtttttatcagtatattactgtaatatctAAAGTATTACATTGTTGCTGTTGGTACACACGTCACTACAGGAAGTATTTGTACCACCAGGGGGAGCTGTTTCCCTAAAACTAGTCTACGTGGTTTTACTTTTgattaacaattaaaatcaacacaaaaacagtcacatatttacataatgtactaataaaacatttaaataacgTCGTAAGCTcggtttatatttaaatatcacgtcccaggagcTCGGTTGTAAAAATCGGGGTAGAGGAAGTGACGTCATctacgcgcatgcgttgaaaggatctgaagcGATCAGGCCGGTGAAAGGATCGGGCAGTGTCGTCAGAACTTACCACATGCACGGCTGCCAGCTCGTGGACGAGCTTCTGCCGGATGTGTTCACTGGTTACCGCCATTCCTCCTCCGCCGAGAAACACCAGGTCTGCGGGCCGACGGGGGGCCTCTGAGGGCCGACGGGGGGGCCTCTGAGGGCGGACTCCCGCTGCCTGACCGCAGCTACGGTAACGATACGAGCTACGAACGGCTCTGGAACGGTGGCGTTGTGACGTGATGACGTCACGCTAACCCTCACTGACACCGCTGGCCAATCAGCGCACGTGTGGTAGGTAAACACGTGATTCCTAGCAGCCAATCATGACGCAGAGCTCTGTTTGTAATCAGGACAAAGAAAGGCGCTGTTTTTGGAAAAGATTGATTAATTTGTGTCCAAACACATTCTCTGTCATGTTTATCAAGTTATTGTTGGTATTTACAATGTTTGCgtttacaataataaacaatattacatCATTAACTGTTAATACGTCAAAAAAAAGCAGCATTTAAACTGTTTCTGTttcacaaaatctaaaaaaatgtttcaattttttttttttttgtaactgaATATTTAACGGAGcaggcataggcaactggcggcctgggggccacatgtggtcctcagtctaattttttgcgtcccccaaagcaaatcccagAAAATTGTAAGTCAAGAAGTTGTAAGGAGTATGAAGTCGcacataatacacaaagtacacaaaaacattctaaaaatacataaaataacaacacattatagaatagctccaaagacacacaaactgttcataaagttacacaaaacaacaggaaGTGACACATCATAACATGcagaaatatacaacaaaaatacataaaataacaaaaacacactaatgactaaaaactaacaaaacatcgAAGACAGAAAACTACTGTATTAAtgctgattattattataatttattctaccattaatattgatcatgtgatcagataaagtcacatgtttgtggcccatCCCTCACCTAAAGGgacatataaacatataaacatACATACTACTGATGAgaagaacatttttatttttcaaatcaaaacacaCGTCGTATTCTCTATATATACACctagttattaataatatatttgatttaatttcacTAACCCTTTGTCAAGGATTTCACTGTTTGATAAAAAgcatcatttattttatgatgaAGATCAAAACATACTGTGATAGAACTAGAATAGTCAACGTGAATAGatgtaaaatcattttaaatatgttttaatggtCACACAGTctcaccacatgatattttcataataaatgacatttagtcacattttaaaaacaatattcaaaGTCAGCTCATATTTACTCATTTGGTATCTTTATGTTTTGAAACATTTGAACTAAAgtaaatgcagttggacagaatatcTAGACAACAAACTCTATAATAAACATCATCAAAAACTAACTCTACGCCagaaattattgatattataattgataatgaattacaattatgacataattgtaattgaaaacaaattgctgttgtaattgtaattgagttcagataattgatttAGTAATTTGGTATGTAAATTAATAACTGTTTAAATTTACAATATAACTAAACTCAAACCTGGtgaactatgttacagttctatgtgtaacacacatatatttaataattattataatattaacgTTACCTGTCTCTTCTCTGAAGCATTattgtaacattttattaatcatAATATCTATGGGTATAGTATAGTTCTGACTCccacacatacagtaaatattcatattcattgattagaagCATAACAAGGTCATTAGATgataaatcatatttattttttacatttaacacatgttagcattagagatgctaatggaaagctaacacaagcacaaggttatgatttatttattttattatttattaaaggatcagtaattgggattaattgtaattgaactttagtaattgagaacataattgtaattgactttcagggggaaaataacaatttcaattgtttttttttaaattatcattattatgttttattattcttttaaataattttaattgtaaaaggaaaatgtgtgtgtgtgtgtgtgtgtgtgtgtgtgtgtgtgtgtgtgtgtgtgtgtgtgtgtgtgtgtgtgtgtgtgtgtgtgtgtgtgtgtgtgtgtgtgtgtgtgtgtgtgtgtgtgtgtgtgtgtgtgtgtgtgtgtgtgtgtgtgtgtgtgtgtgtgcgtgcgtgcgtgcgtgcgtgcgcccgtgcgcgtctgtgtctctgtgtgtgtgtacgtgcctGTTtgcgtgtctgtgcgtgtgtgtctgtgtgtgtgtgtgtgtgtgtgtgtgtgtgtgtgtgtgtgtgtgtgtgtgtgtgtgtgtgcgtgtgtgtgcgtgtgtgtgcgcgcgtgcgcgcgtctgtgtgtgtgtgtgtgtgtgtgcgtgtgtgttcagGCTCATCATGGAGGTCCAGAGCTTCTATGGTGTCTACATGTTGTACTGCATCAACCCAAAGTTCAAAGGTCGTATCTACGTGGGTTTCACGGTGAACCCTGAGCGACGCCTCCAGCAGCACAACGCTGGGAGgcagaggggcggggccaagaGGACCAGCGGCAGAGGCCCATGGTACGACTCACTCCTGGTTCTggtatttgttgttcttttttggaGCTGGAGTCATGTGacctggttcttcttctgttgttctTCACAGTGTAGCAACACTGCCCCCAGCAGGTCATGTACGGTGTTTTAGAcgtaaaatgataataaatattatttactgtgttttggacaAAATTCCCAGacattcttcaactgatttagactttttttaaactttttcattccatttcaacctttttgctaatgttcagctaatgcCAGGTTagtgctaggtgaatgctaatgctaggttaatgctagtgcGAGGGGAATgataatgttaggttaatgttaatgccagactaatgcaaatgctagactattgctaatgctaggtttatgccattgcgaggctaatgctaacatgaggctaatgataatgctaggttaatgttaatgctacgttactgctaatactaggttaatgccattgcaaggctaatgctgatcctaggctaatgctaggttaattttaatgctatttttaggtgagtgttaatgctaggttaatactaatgctagattaatgtgaATGCCAGGCTAATtccattgctaggctaatgctaggtaaatgctattgctaggctaatgtgaatgttagttaatgctaggctaatgctatgttatgTTAATTGTAATGCTTTGCtaatgtttagctaatgctCGGCCAggggtaatgctaggctaatgttgatgtttgttaatgttaatacttggttaatgctaatactaatttaatgctaatgttaatactagctaattagggctgcacgattttgacaaaaatccTAATTGCGAtttcgattcgattcacaatataaatgcatatgcgtttttttttttttttttttaacaaattttgCTTTCCaagaaaaaattttttttagaaatattaatcaatcataaataataaataaattatattagtttttaactcctgtgaggaaacaaaataataataaataataataaaaaacataattaaacaaaaatgtttgtcaaaaataaaataagatacaatAAAAGATAGATATTAGTTATAGTGACATAGATTATTCTCACTGctcttttttcattattcatgtcatataaagatgtatgagagcatcATTAATATCACTATATTTAcgctcagggatcaatggtttactgaatctgatcaggtttattgattaagttttgatcaacttcatttaaatgaacctaattgaaatgatcctgatgacatcattccagaccgtaatgattaaacggaaataaatgtgcaaacatcacgtgtaagaagtgtttttcaccactaggggtcagaatatttacagtatcagaagttatcaataatctgtgatgtttcagactctacaatctctggtattgatggtctaatccacaacaacagaataactttatccagatgttctgtagctctgatgagatgtttaaacactgatcaggtgaaactgattaatgctgagtcatgtttccATAGAGTGATGCAGCGCTACATGAGAAATGggcggagcttcacagacacattaaagttaaacaggAACTGGTGGCTTTGATTTATGAGTCAGtgtgtgtcctgtaaccatctctgattggtcatCAGCCCTGGAAGGCGGTTCTCTGCacttctgattggtgaacatgtGTGTCACTCAAATAATAGAGACAGAAATAAAAGCCCTCCATTGTCTGAGGTTACGTTATCACAGTAGTGAAAACCTTTATACTGATGTGATTAAGCTTAATCCTTCAGCCTTCTAGCTAATGCtatataatgctaatgctacgctatggtaatgttaggctaatatgAATTTATGCTAATGCTGGGTGTTACACCCCCTCTAGGATGTCATGTCAAGGCTTGAGGGGCTGCAACATAAACAAGACGCCACAGAAATCAAAGGTtattaaaagtatttattaagaAAATTCTAAAAGTATCAACAGAACAAATTAAGAGGGACTGGAGACCTATGttatgctatgttaatgctaatgctaggttaatgctaatgctaatgttagttaatgctaatactaggttaatgctgatGTTaatattagctaatgctagctcatgctaatgcagtgttcaatgacACAGGTCAGCACCTACATCCTCACATGCATTATGatcaggaaatgtaaatattctatagttatatacagtatgttacacacattgtgactCTATATAtttatgtctgtttttctttacgtgtgtgtgtgtgtgtgtgtgtgtgtgtgtgtgtgtgtgtgtgtgtgtgtgtgtgtgtgtgtgttctcaggGAGATGGTTCTCATCATACACGGCTTCCCCTCGGACATCGCAGCCTTAAGGGTAactataatatacagtaaataaaaactTATAGAACATACAGTAggttagaacaggggttctcaaccttggggccaaGACCCCATTTGTGGTTGCGAGACACGGGGAAGGGGTCTCCAGatcccttcaagaaactaagaatacatttttttgttaattttatcatttttctacaactccaccaaactcaccatattttatcatattttattcactttttatttccatatttttgctccttttaatgtatttttgctacatttctcacatttctgacacttctacatcacattttaatgacttttctacacattttttctactttccagacatgttcagcacttataaaccatttctaccacttttacacctaatgtcacatatgttgaccattattgtcacttttaacctcttttcaccatatttactgattatttttgataatttaaccacattcaccatcattttactgactttatggatggaccccaaaaatctcccctttattcccccttatagatggtcctgtctccacatgactgttcttcaatgttcatgtctgtgttcaaccaccttcagctacagtgaggGTCCCTACTCTATGGGACccttattttggagggtccctgctctatgggacccttattttggagggtccacgttctctgggacctttattttggaggttccCCCCCtcttgaacctttattttggagggtccccgctctctggaagctttattttaaacctaaactttaggttatttctGATGAATATTTTGAACATAAGGTAATTGTAGCTCTGCTCTGTCtaatcatttattaattattagtgtttcactagtaacataaaacaatatttaataaatcaatatatttatatatattattatcatgtaTTGTGAATGTTTTAAGCTATCGTTAGCATGTGTCTTGTCCCTGACAGTTTGAGTGGGCGTGGCAGCACCCCCACTCTTCCAGACGACTTGCTCACGTTTCTCGGCGCTCCAAAAAAGAATCCAGCCTGCAGTTCCACTGGCGCGTGGTGTCCAACATGCTGCGTGCGGCGCCGTGGAACAGGTTGCCGTTGACGACCCGCTGGCTGAAGCAGGAGTATCGGCTGGACTTTGAGCCGTCGCTGCAGCCTCCTGTTCACGTTCCCGTTGCTTTTGGCATGGTGagggtgaagaagaagaagacacctCCTCCAGCGTCTCCTGAGGAGGCGGAGCCACAGACCACCATGTGCTGTTTGTGTAACACGACCATCATGGTACAAATACCTTATCATTTAGTCCTTTTAGGATGTTGTTGAGTCCCCACACtaacctgtgtgtgtggtgtgtgtgtggtgtgtgtgtgtgtgtgtggtgtgtgtgtgtgtgtgtgtgtgtgtggtgtgtgtgtgtgtgtgtgtgtgtgtgtgttgtgtgtgtgtgttgtgtgtgtgtgtttgtgtggtgtgtgtgtgtgtgtctgtgtgtgtgtgtgtgtgtgtgtgtctgtgtgtgtgttctctttgCAGCAGTCAGAAGGCCTGAGCTGTGTCCACGCCCCCTGTCGTCTGAGGACACACCTACTCTGCATGGCCAGGAGCTTCCTGAAGGCCGACCCATCGCACCTCTTGCCCATCGAGGGGGCGTGTCCTTCATGTGGACGCTCGGTGCTGTGGGGGAGCCTCATCCGTCATAAACACGGCTGTTTGGATGACCTGCAGGAGGTCATAGGGTCTGCATCTCAGGTCAGTCACATGAACCTGTTGATTGGTCGGTGAACACCTGTTTACCACTATAGGGAGCAAGAGGCGGAGTCTAGTCTGGTGCTGTTTACAGTGGTTTTTATCCTACCTCACAGACAGGACTTTTATGGTGAGTATGGATATGTTCTCCTCTAAGGTCCATAAAACATGTGGTGTTCCTCAGGGATCAACTTTAGGCCCTGTTTTGTTTCATCTCCATCTGggtgatgtcatcaggagaCACTTATGCTGATGATGCACAGCTGTATTTCTCCACCAGTCCAATAGATGCTCTATTTAACTGTATCTCCTGCTCAATCAGGACAAAACTGAGGTTTTAGTTGTGGGTCGTGAACCCAGAGAGAGAAACTTCTAACAACATCTGTAGTTCCCTCTGAACAAATTCATAACCTGGGCATTATTTTACACTCTCACTGTTATTcctcacattaaaaatataacataattaggtttttatcatttgaagAACATAGACATAGTCCATCCTATTCTCTCTGAGGCTAACAGAGAGATGCTAATACATGCTTTTATCAGCAGTCAGATTAACTACTGTAATGTTCTACTTTATGGTCTTCACTAAAATAATATTTCAGGTTTATCATTATTACAGAACTCAACAGTACGTGTTCTGATGAAGACCATGAGGAAGGAACACATTACAGAACTACTTTAACCCTATGGACCTTCTCAAACCCTGAGGTTCTCcagctgtgacacacacacacacacactaggttTGGGTGGTAATACAGTAATACTGtatagagagacacacacacatcgtgTTTGGTGTGTACGTACCCAGAACCTTACgcca
Above is a window of Gouania willdenowi unplaced genomic scaffold, fGouWil2.1 scaffold_332_arrow_ctg1, whole genome shotgun sequence DNA encoding:
- the LOC114459655 gene encoding bolA-like protein 2, yielding MAVTSEHIRQKLVHELAAVHVEVEDTSPNRCAASFKVVVVSSQFEGKPLLQRHRMVNSCLSEEMKHIHAFEQKTLTPQQWEQHKPSQ
- the slx1b gene encoding structure-specific endonuclease subunit SLX1 isoform X3, which gives rise to MEVQSFYGVYMLYCINPKFKGRIYVGFTVNPERRLQQHNAGRQRGGAKRTSGRGPWEMVLIIHGFPSDIAALRFEWAWQHPHSSRRLAHVSRRSKKESSLQFHWRVVSNMLRAAPWNRLPLTTRWLKQEYRLDFEPSLQPPVHVPVAFGMVRVKKKKTPPPASPEEAEPQTTMCCLCNTTIMQSEGLSCVHAPCRLRTHLLCMARSFLKADPSHLLPIEGACPSCGRSVLWGSLIRHKHGCLDDLQEVIGSASQNHWTNELQEFSPL
- the slx1b gene encoding structure-specific endonuclease subunit SLX1 isoform X2, with translation MEVQSFYGVYMLYCINPKFKGRIYVGFTVNPERRLQQHNAGRQRGGAKRTSGRGPWEMVLIIHGFPSDIAALRFEWAWQHPHSSRRLAHVSRRSKKESSLQFHWRVVSNMLRAAPWNRLPLTTRWLKQEYRLDFEPSLQPPVHVPVAFGMVRVKKKKTPPPASPEEAEPQTTMCCLCNTTIMQSEGLSCVHAPCRLRTHLLCMARSFLKADPSHLLPIEGACPSCGRSVLWGSLIRHKHGCLDDLQEVIGEQEAESSLVLFTVVFILPHRQDFYESLDQ
- the slx1b gene encoding structure-specific endonuclease subunit SLX1 isoform X1 encodes the protein MEVQSFYGVYMLYCINPKFKGRIYVGFTVNPERRLQQHNAGRQRGGAKRTSGRGPWEMVLIIHGFPSDIAALRFEWAWQHPHSSRRLAHVSRRSKKESSLQFHWRVVSNMLRAAPWNRLPLTTRWLKQEYRLDFEPSLQPPVHVPVAFGMVRVKKKKTPPPASPEEAEPQTTMCCLCNTTIMQSEGLSCVHAPCRLRTHLLCMARSFLKADPSHLLPIEGACPSCGRSVLWGSLIRHKHGCLDDLQEVIGEQEAESSLVLFTVVFILPHRQDFYGEYGYVLL